From the genome of Deinococcus sp. JMULE3, one region includes:
- a CDS encoding branched-chain amino acid ABC transporter permease, translating into MNRFVWPALFVLAAAVPFLQPSGYLLDVGVNIMLWAVLAYGLNVMLGYTGLLPLAHAGFFGIGAYTTGILTLKAGWSFWLAWPAGIALAALAGLLLGLVAFRTRGDAFSIFTLGVGVIITLVINKWDDLTGGNDGLNGVPAPAGLEEASRAIGLKLSGGFYLLALLTLALTVLIVARARASSFGLSLLAIRGGEDLARSAGVNVYTHKLRAMMLSTALAGLAGGLYATYVGFLGSAVTGPTTTFTVLLYLLVGGLGTLAGPLLGTALIYSLTQTLKGLQDYQYIVFGPLLVLLVMYAPHGLAGLWTRLRAHRPARAAKTKEVSGA; encoded by the coding sequence GTGAACCGGTTCGTGTGGCCCGCGCTGTTCGTGCTGGCGGCGGCCGTGCCGTTCCTGCAGCCCAGCGGGTACCTGCTGGACGTCGGCGTGAACATCATGCTGTGGGCGGTGCTCGCGTACGGCCTGAACGTCATGCTGGGGTACACGGGACTGCTGCCGCTGGCGCACGCGGGGTTCTTCGGGATCGGGGCGTACACGACCGGCATCCTGACCCTGAAGGCCGGGTGGAGTTTCTGGCTGGCGTGGCCCGCCGGGATCGCGCTGGCCGCGCTGGCGGGGCTGCTGCTGGGACTGGTGGCGTTCCGCACGCGCGGGGACGCCTTCTCGATCTTCACGCTGGGCGTGGGCGTGATCATCACGCTGGTGATCAACAAGTGGGACGACCTGACCGGCGGGAACGACGGCCTGAACGGCGTCCCCGCCCCCGCCGGGCTGGAGGAGGCCTCGCGCGCCATCGGCCTGAAGCTGTCCGGCGGCTTCTACCTGCTGGCCCTGCTGACGCTGGCGCTGACGGTCCTGATCGTGGCGCGCGCCCGCGCGAGCAGCTTCGGGCTGTCCCTGCTCGCCATCCGCGGCGGCGAGGACCTCGCGCGCAGCGCCGGCGTGAACGTGTATACGCACAAGCTGCGCGCCATGATGCTCTCGACGGCGCTGGCCGGACTGGCGGGCGGGCTGTACGCCACGTACGTGGGTTTCCTGGGCTCGGCGGTGACCGGGCCGACCACGACCTTCACGGTGCTGCTGTACCTGCTCGTCGGGGGCCTGGGGACGCTGGCCGGGCCGCTGCTGGGCACGGCACTGATCTACAGCCTCACGCAGACGCTCAAGGGGCTGCAGGATTACCAGTACATCGTGTTCGGGCCGCTGCTGGTGCTGCTCGTGATGTACGCCCCGCACGGCCTGGCGGGCCTGTGGACGCGCCTGCGCGCCCATCGTCCCGCCCGCGCGGCGAAGACCAAGGAGGTCAGCGGTGCTTGA
- a CDS encoding branched-chain amino acid ABC transporter permease — protein MSTVLQQLFNALALGGVYALVALGLTLVYGVMRVPNFAHGGLYMLGAYLTYAALTSLKVGFLPALLLSALGVALLAALMERVIFHPLRNAPHVHPMIAAIGVLFFLEALISHPRVFGPDFKQIAEPLPGIVNLGGVTLTWQRLLIIAASVLVMLGLNYFLKRTLTGATIEAMSQNREGARLVGINTNRVGMLTFAISGALAAVAASLIAPINAVTPSMGEVMNLKVFAIIILGGMGSVPGAIVGAFLLAFTEVFGGFYISLDFADVIGFAMLVVVLALRPQGLFRKGT, from the coding sequence TTGTCGACGGTGCTGCAACAACTGTTCAACGCGCTGGCGCTGGGGGGCGTGTACGCCCTGGTGGCGCTGGGGCTGACGCTGGTGTACGGCGTGATGCGCGTCCCGAATTTCGCGCATGGCGGCCTGTACATGCTGGGCGCGTACCTGACGTACGCGGCGCTCACGAGTCTGAAGGTGGGGTTCCTGCCCGCGCTGCTGCTGTCGGCGCTGGGCGTGGCGCTGCTGGCCGCGCTGATGGAACGCGTGATCTTCCATCCGCTGCGCAACGCCCCGCACGTGCATCCGATGATCGCGGCGATCGGGGTGCTGTTCTTCCTGGAGGCGCTGATCTCGCACCCGCGGGTGTTCGGGCCGGACTTCAAGCAGATCGCCGAGCCGCTGCCCGGCATCGTGAACCTGGGCGGCGTGACGCTGACGTGGCAGCGGCTGCTGATCATCGCGGCGAGCGTGCTGGTCATGCTGGGCCTGAACTACTTCCTGAAACGCACCCTGACCGGCGCGACCATCGAGGCGATGAGCCAGAACCGCGAGGGCGCGCGGCTGGTGGGCATCAACACCAACCGGGTGGGGATGCTGACCTTCGCGATCAGCGGGGCGCTCGCGGCGGTCGCGGCGAGCCTGATCGCGCCGATCAACGCGGTGACGCCCAGCATGGGTGAGGTCATGAACCTGAAGGTGTTCGCGATCATCATCCTGGGCGGCATGGGCAGCGTGCCCGGCGCGATCGTGGGCGCGTTCCTGCTGGCGTTCACGGAGGTGTTCGGCGGCTTCTACATCAGCCTGGACTTCGCGGACGTGATCGGCTTCGCGATGCTGGTGGTCGTACTCGCGCTGCGCCCGCAGGGGCTGTTCAGGAAGGGCACGTGA
- a CDS encoding ABC transporter substrate-binding protein, with the protein MKKRFLFSTLLALAGSSALADKVVSIGYSGPLSGGAAFYGKDVQSGIDMAIAELNRTGVTVKGEKVTFKLVALDDRYLPNETATNVKRLTSQGIDIVFVPHAGGILTVQPLTNRDPEFLLVAYSSEPKILDSRNPLTFMLPPRYDNYLQPFTATQMKAFGKRLGLIGTTSAYGKQWTDAISDEWKKQGGTVLSNNGVDYNTTVDYSSAVTKALAEKPDVLFIGGPSQPTALVVKAAREQGFKGGFIVMDQAKFEQMDQVIPRSYLDGSVGVLPTKEFAGTQLFVTLYQRLYKKIPTSEAALNYMGMNIIAKAMELAGTTDDPNAIRAQLNAAAKALPQSKTVYKLFGVTDKGHVDAEFVVASVKGGKYTRLRLIKTFK; encoded by the coding sequence ATGAAGAAACGGTTCCTCTTCTCCACCCTGCTCGCCCTGGCGGGCAGCTCCGCGCTGGCCGACAAGGTCGTCAGCATCGGCTACTCCGGCCCCCTGTCGGGCGGCGCGGCGTTCTACGGCAAGGACGTCCAGAGCGGCATCGACATGGCCATCGCCGAACTGAACCGCACCGGCGTGACCGTCAAGGGCGAGAAGGTCACGTTCAAGCTGGTCGCGCTGGATGACCGCTACCTGCCGAACGAGACCGCCACGAACGTCAAGCGCCTGACCAGTCAGGGCATCGACATCGTCTTCGTGCCGCACGCCGGGGGCATCCTGACCGTGCAGCCCCTGACGAACCGCGACCCGGAATTCCTGCTGGTGGCGTACTCCAGCGAACCGAAGATCCTGGACAGCCGCAACCCGCTGACGTTCATGCTGCCGCCCCGCTACGACAACTACCTGCAGCCCTTCACCGCCACGCAGATGAAGGCCTTCGGCAAGCGCCTGGGCCTGATCGGCACGACCAGCGCGTACGGCAAGCAGTGGACCGACGCGATCAGCGATGAGTGGAAGAAGCAGGGCGGCACGGTCCTGTCGAACAACGGCGTGGACTACAACACCACCGTGGACTACTCCAGCGCCGTCACGAAGGCCCTGGCCGAGAAGCCGGACGTGCTGTTCATCGGCGGGCCCAGCCAGCCCACCGCGCTGGTCGTGAAGGCCGCGCGCGAGCAGGGCTTCAAGGGCGGGTTCATCGTGATGGACCAGGCGAAGTTCGAACAGATGGACCAGGTCATCCCGCGTAGCTACCTGGACGGCAGCGTGGGCGTGCTGCCCACCAAGGAATTCGCGGGCACGCAGCTGTTCGTGACGCTGTACCAGCGCCTGTACAAGAAGATTCCCACCAGCGAGGCCGCGCTGAACTACATGGGCATGAACATCATCGCCAAGGCCATGGAACTCGCCGGGACGACCGACGACCCCAACGCGATCCGGGCGCAGCTGAACGCCGCCGCCAAGGCCCTGCCGCAGAGCAAGACGGTGTACAAGCTGTTCGGCGTGACCGACAAGGGCCACGTGGACGCGGAGTTCGTGGTCGCCAGCGTGAAGGGCGGGAAGTACACCCGCCTGCGGCTGATCAAGACCTTCAAGTAA
- a CDS encoding ABC transporter ATP-binding protein: MLDVENLGIRFGGLHAVRDVTATVPAGQITAIIGPNGAGKSTFFNLISGFYRPTTGTVRFQGEDLTRLPTHEVVARGVARTFQTTTIYRELSVLENAMIGHRVRTRAGLLDALLRTPRERRDAQGSRDGALRALERVGLVRQAHLPAGALTQEGQKRVGIAMALASEPKLLLLDEPAAGMNPEETVNLMALIRELVAGGLTVALVEHKMSLVMGLADHILVLHHGQLIAQGTPAQVSRDPAVIEAYLGSHAHGGQMGQGAQGGEAAHA, translated from the coding sequence GTGCTTGACGTCGAGAACCTGGGCATCCGCTTCGGCGGGCTGCACGCCGTGCGGGACGTGACCGCCACCGTCCCCGCCGGGCAGATCACCGCGATCATCGGGCCGAACGGAGCGGGCAAGAGCACGTTCTTCAACCTGATCAGCGGCTTCTACCGTCCCACCACGGGCACCGTCCGCTTCCAGGGGGAGGACCTGACGCGCCTGCCCACCCACGAGGTCGTCGCGCGCGGCGTGGCCCGCACGTTCCAGACGACCACCATCTACCGCGAACTGAGCGTGCTGGAGAACGCCATGATCGGGCACCGCGTCCGCACGCGCGCCGGACTGCTCGATGCGCTGCTGCGCACGCCCCGCGAACGTCGCGACGCGCAGGGCAGCCGCGACGGCGCGCTGCGCGCCCTGGAACGCGTCGGGCTGGTCCGGCAGGCGCACCTGCCCGCCGGGGCCCTGACGCAGGAGGGCCAGAAACGCGTCGGGATCGCCATGGCGCTCGCCAGCGAACCGAAACTGCTGCTGCTGGACGAACCCGCCGCCGGGATGAACCCCGAGGAGACCGTGAACCTCATGGCCCTGATCCGCGAACTGGTCGCGGGCGGCCTGACGGTCGCGCTGGTCGAGCACAAGATGAGCCTCGTGATGGGTCTGGCGGATCACATCCTGGTGCTGCACCACGGGCAGCTGATCGCGCAGGGCACCCCGGCGCAGGTCAGCCGCGACCCGGCCGTGATTGAGGCGTACCTGGGCTCGCACGCGCACGGCGGGCAGATGGGCCAGGGCGCGCAGGGCGGGGAGGCCGCGCATGCTTGA
- a CDS encoding type I restriction endonuclease subunit R → MHLFSEDTLVEHTAMRLLGQLGWRTVDAMHEDFGPESLLGRESRREVILERELMAALRALNPDLPEVALRLAVEAVILDRSAMTGVQANRELYELVKQGVPVSFNNADGDQVTERVQVIDWNVPDNNRFLAVQQLWVTNPDGLWNRRPDVVGFVNGLPLVLVELKAAHKNLVDGFQDNLRDYRDTIPQLFIPNAFIVVSNGLEARVGSLTAGWEHFVDWKKIEREDEPKRPGLETMLKGMCDRTRLLDLVENFILYSEGDGQLLKILAKNHQYLGVNNALEALRHTKKNGGKLGVFWHTQGSGKSFSMVFFAQKVLRKVPGNWSFVVVTDRDELDSQIYKTFARTGAVTEPEDQVRAESGAGLKQLLQEDHRYLFTLIQKFRTEKGEVYPTLTQRDDVIVMTDEAHRSQYDVFAGNMRQALPNASFIGFTGTPLMAGEQKTREVFGNYVSVYNFRDAIEDQATVPLYYENRIPELQLANEDFQDDMLQLAEEAGLNDEAEQQLARSFGKQYQLLTLESRLDEIARDLVAHFMGRLQFGKAMVVSVDKLTAVRMYDRVQQHWQEAIQRLEAELSFATGEVRDSLLARLRFMQETDMAVVVSQAQNEVADFAAKGVDITPHRKRFVEEDLEEKFKNPQDRLRIVFVCAMWMTGFDAPSVSTIYLDKPMRNHTLMQTIARANRVWEHKVSGLIVDYIGVFRDLQQALAIYGAGDGGGGVDSPVQPKEQLIAHLQAQVDGMRAFLSPRGIQPDVILAAEGFDKLHLLETARDALLESEATRKRYLEAAAVIDRLYKAVLPDRTAQAYTRERALYVVLAEMLLVATGGEGSGENGVMAKVEALLDESVIAQRYRVREGGTKLDLSRIDFEKLAQTFGQSPYKRTEAEKLKALLNGRVNQLARLNKTRVNFAEKLQAMIDDYNFGAANVEDFFKELLQFGQDLDEEGQRAAREGLSEEELAVFDLVVQGSPELSRRDEQAVKGMARHLIEKLKGSALVLDWRKKQQTKARVKKAIRDDLRALGATEGELDTLLKNIYAHVYESYADSGKNVYA, encoded by the coding sequence ATGCACCTCTTCAGTGAGGACACGTTGGTCGAGCACACCGCGATGCGGCTGCTGGGACAGCTCGGCTGGCGCACGGTGGACGCCATGCACGAGGACTTCGGCCCGGAGAGTCTGCTGGGCCGCGAGAGCCGCCGTGAGGTGATCCTGGAGCGGGAGCTGATGGCTGCCCTCCGCGCCCTCAACCCGGACCTGCCCGAGGTGGCCCTGCGTCTTGCGGTCGAGGCGGTCATCCTGGACCGCTCGGCGATGACTGGCGTGCAGGCGAACCGTGAGCTGTACGAGCTGGTCAAGCAGGGTGTCCCCGTCTCCTTCAACAACGCGGACGGGGATCAGGTCACGGAGCGGGTTCAGGTGATCGACTGGAATGTGCCGGACAACAACCGGTTCCTGGCGGTGCAGCAACTCTGGGTGACCAACCCGGACGGCCTGTGGAACCGCCGACCGGATGTGGTGGGTTTCGTGAACGGCCTGCCGCTGGTCCTGGTGGAACTCAAGGCGGCCCACAAGAATCTCGTGGACGGCTTCCAGGACAACCTGCGCGATTACCGGGACACCATCCCGCAGCTCTTCATCCCCAACGCCTTCATCGTTGTCTCGAACGGTCTGGAAGCCCGTGTGGGGAGCCTCACGGCGGGCTGGGAGCACTTCGTCGACTGGAAGAAGATCGAGCGCGAGGACGAGCCCAAACGGCCGGGCCTGGAGACCATGTTGAAGGGGATGTGCGACCGCACGCGCCTTCTCGATCTGGTTGAGAACTTCATCCTGTACAGCGAGGGCGACGGCCAGCTCCTGAAAATCCTCGCGAAGAACCACCAGTATCTGGGCGTGAACAACGCTCTGGAGGCTCTGCGGCACACCAAGAAGAACGGGGGCAAGCTCGGGGTGTTCTGGCATACCCAGGGGTCCGGGAAGAGTTTCAGCATGGTCTTCTTTGCCCAGAAGGTCCTGCGGAAGGTGCCTGGCAACTGGAGTTTCGTGGTCGTCACCGACCGCGATGAACTCGATAGCCAGATCTATAAGACTTTCGCCCGCACGGGTGCCGTCACCGAGCCGGAAGATCAGGTGCGCGCCGAGAGCGGCGCGGGCCTGAAACAGCTGCTTCAGGAGGATCACCGCTACCTGTTCACCCTGATCCAGAAGTTCCGGACCGAGAAGGGTGAGGTGTATCCCACGCTGACCCAGCGGGACGATGTGATCGTGATGACCGACGAGGCCCACCGGAGCCAGTACGACGTCTTCGCCGGCAACATGCGTCAGGCCCTCCCGAACGCGTCCTTTATCGGTTTTACGGGAACGCCGCTGATGGCCGGGGAACAGAAGACGCGCGAGGTCTTCGGCAACTACGTGTCGGTCTATAACTTTCGCGACGCGATCGAGGATCAGGCGACCGTTCCGCTGTACTACGAGAACCGCATCCCCGAGTTGCAGCTGGCCAACGAGGACTTCCAGGACGACATGCTGCAGCTGGCCGAGGAAGCCGGTCTGAACGACGAGGCTGAGCAGCAGCTGGCCAGAAGTTTCGGCAAGCAGTACCAACTGCTGACGCTGGAAAGTCGCCTGGACGAGATCGCGCGGGACCTGGTGGCGCATTTCATGGGCCGCCTGCAGTTCGGGAAGGCCATGGTCGTCAGCGTGGACAAGTTGACTGCGGTGCGCATGTACGACCGGGTGCAGCAGCACTGGCAGGAAGCGATCCAGCGACTGGAGGCGGAGCTGAGCTTCGCGACGGGCGAAGTGCGGGACTCGCTGCTGGCCCGACTGCGGTTCATGCAGGAGACCGACATGGCTGTCGTCGTGTCGCAGGCACAGAACGAAGTCGCCGACTTCGCCGCCAAGGGTGTGGACATCACGCCACACCGCAAACGCTTCGTCGAAGAGGACCTGGAGGAGAAATTCAAGAACCCTCAGGACCGCCTGCGGATCGTGTTCGTCTGCGCCATGTGGATGACGGGGTTCGACGCGCCGAGCGTCAGCACCATCTATCTCGACAAGCCGATGCGTAACCACACGCTGATGCAGACCATCGCCCGTGCCAACCGGGTCTGGGAGCACAAGGTGAGCGGGCTCATCGTGGATTACATCGGCGTGTTCCGTGACCTCCAGCAGGCCCTTGCGATCTACGGGGCGGGGGATGGCGGTGGCGGCGTGGATTCACCCGTGCAACCCAAAGAGCAGCTGATCGCCCATCTGCAGGCCCAGGTTGACGGTATGAGGGCGTTCCTGTCGCCCAGGGGCATCCAGCCGGACGTCATCCTTGCGGCAGAGGGGTTCGACAAGCTGCACCTCCTGGAGACCGCGCGGGACGCCCTGCTGGAGTCGGAAGCGACCCGCAAGCGCTATCTGGAGGCGGCCGCTGTGATCGACCGGCTGTACAAGGCCGTGCTGCCTGACCGCACAGCTCAGGCGTACACCAGGGAGCGGGCGCTGTACGTCGTCCTCGCTGAGATGCTGCTGGTTGCGACAGGAGGAGAAGGGTCAGGCGAGAACGGCGTGATGGCCAAGGTCGAAGCCCTGCTGGACGAGTCAGTCATCGCCCAGCGGTACCGAGTGCGTGAGGGCGGGACAAAACTTGACCTGAGTCGCATCGACTTCGAGAAGCTGGCGCAGACCTTCGGTCAGTCCCCCTATAAGCGCACCGAGGCGGAGAAGCTCAAAGCTCTTCTGAACGGCCGCGTGAACCAGCTCGCCCGCCTCAACAAGACGCGTGTGAACTTCGCGGAGAAGCTTCAGGCCATGATCGATGACTACAACTTCGGCGCGGCGAATGTCGAGGACTTCTTCAAGGAGCTGCTGCAGTTTGGCCAGGACCTCGACGAGGAAGGCCAGCGTGCCGCGCGTGAAGGGCTCTCTGAGGAGGAGCTGGCTGTCTTCGACCTGGTGGTCCAGGGGAGCCCGGAACTGAGCAGACGGGACGAGCAAGCTGTGAAGGGGATGGCCCGGCACCTGATTGAGAAGCTCAAAGGCAGCGCCCTGGTCCTCGACTGGCGCAAGAAGCAGCAGACGAAAGCCAGGGTCAAGAAGGCCATTCGGGATGACCTGCGTGCCCTGGGCGCGACTGAGGGCGAACTGGATACCCTCCTCAAGAACATCTACGCTCACGTCTACGAGTCCTACGCAGACAGCGGGAAGAACGTCTACGCCTGA
- a CDS encoding DUF262 domain-containing protein yields the protein MEARPRVLTELLNGNQQFEIPLYQRRYSWRDEERSQFWKDILRASTLTGNRFHFLGPVVFTKPESGMGGVVLTRARLIDGQQRLTTLTLLMKAVAEQLKDDVIQLPVAGSKDMQAVDASAITEDYLINKRLTGDSRYKLLPTLADRDTLKHILTGEPLPERHSADLLSGIQFFRDRLLDPGVTVEQVLKGLNRLEVVEVMLNDGRDDPQLIFESLNSTGKDLTPADLIRNNVLMGLKAEAQDELTRTYWLPIEALFEDDSAEVFNRFMRDYLTVRMRELVDKNGVYEAFKAYRETRGDEPVHALVADILDMAKLYAAMLHPERVTGQPRLRLALQDLLGVRVRVTSPFVLELLEDHAKGRVDTEDLIAALRVIESLLVRRAVSEFRSAPLNKLFASAGNDLVRDQGSATYKRSVERALMKFQDRNRDAFPPDEVFYDKLRTVDLYNSDVCRHILVRLERRNNPSELVATDGLTIEHIMPKNPDPRQPWRDALGPDWPQVQERLKHTLGNLTLTGYNSELGDRSFEEKKTLPIKAGDTADSVVPKGYKYSNIAMTRELAEEPVWNAQTIQHRADKLAQAALTLWPLPKFTDEELAELRGKKRLKPDIKRKAWDRLKALPAPLLNVVESLDERLMKLDGSRRRENRDHVDYQMGRRYVTSIGTDDLRIYLWLLLGEDFENPGNVWTKGEDKGWWQRPLDNLTELDAVFPLIEAVWAAVQGGAEPQLGQDGSSPPSVEEYVAQQPPGVRAIIQAVLMACQGFPTQRMRVNRAVKSFSLDAQTGNKWRPYMEVNPVEDGRVRLYLYTSPDEAEALGVTSEITASQGFISVFLKSPEDAHRFEPLMEAAYVSRSTSGEMVSSPNEIKQLIQDLLEFTTGLDQDITTEIRGRSVLLTSGGQELARLRKNETAGFVSISAENTERLYVRRATDLPVGQAHLQKIWQAFSQGQD from the coding sequence ATGGAAGCGAGACCGAGAGTCCTGACGGAGCTGCTGAACGGCAATCAGCAGTTCGAGATCCCACTGTACCAGCGCCGCTACTCCTGGCGTGACGAGGAGCGCAGCCAGTTCTGGAAGGACATCCTGCGCGCCAGCACGCTGACGGGGAACAGGTTCCACTTCCTCGGGCCGGTGGTGTTCACGAAGCCTGAAAGCGGTATGGGGGGCGTGGTGCTCACCCGCGCCCGCCTGATCGACGGTCAGCAACGCCTGACCACCCTGACCCTGCTGATGAAGGCGGTAGCCGAGCAGCTGAAAGATGACGTGATCCAGCTGCCTGTAGCCGGCTCCAAGGACATGCAGGCGGTGGACGCCTCCGCCATCACCGAGGATTACCTGATCAACAAGCGGCTCACGGGGGACTCACGCTACAAGCTGCTGCCCACCCTGGCTGACAGGGACACCCTCAAGCACATCCTGACCGGCGAACCGCTGCCGGAACGCCACTCGGCGGACTTGCTGTCGGGTATTCAGTTCTTCCGGGATCGCCTGCTTGATCCAGGCGTGACGGTGGAGCAGGTGCTGAAGGGCCTGAACCGCCTGGAAGTGGTCGAGGTGATGCTCAATGACGGCCGGGACGATCCACAGTTGATCTTCGAGAGCCTGAACAGCACCGGGAAGGATCTCACGCCCGCTGACCTGATTCGGAACAACGTTCTGATGGGCCTGAAGGCCGAGGCGCAGGACGAACTGACGCGCACGTACTGGCTGCCGATTGAAGCCCTGTTTGAAGACGACAGCGCTGAGGTGTTCAACCGCTTCATGCGCGACTACCTGACGGTCAGGATGCGGGAATTGGTGGACAAGAACGGGGTGTACGAAGCTTTCAAGGCTTACCGCGAGACGCGTGGTGATGAACCCGTTCATGCGCTCGTGGCCGACATCCTGGACATGGCGAAGTTGTACGCTGCCATGCTGCACCCGGAGCGGGTGACGGGCCAGCCAAGGCTGCGGCTGGCTCTTCAGGATCTGCTGGGTGTGCGCGTGCGTGTCACCTCACCGTTCGTGCTGGAGCTGCTGGAAGACCACGCCAAGGGCAGGGTGGACACCGAAGACCTGATCGCGGCCCTGCGGGTCATTGAGTCCCTCCTGGTCCGCAGGGCCGTGAGTGAGTTCCGAAGCGCTCCGTTGAACAAGTTGTTTGCCAGCGCGGGGAATGATCTGGTGCGCGATCAGGGCAGCGCCACCTATAAGCGCTCGGTGGAGCGAGCACTCATGAAGTTCCAGGATCGCAACCGCGACGCTTTCCCGCCGGATGAGGTGTTCTACGACAAGCTGCGTACGGTCGACCTGTACAACTCTGACGTGTGCAGGCACATCCTGGTACGTCTGGAACGTCGAAACAACCCCAGTGAACTGGTCGCTACAGACGGCCTGACCATCGAGCACATCATGCCCAAGAACCCTGACCCTAGGCAGCCCTGGCGGGATGCGCTGGGGCCGGATTGGCCACAGGTGCAAGAGCGACTGAAGCACACTCTGGGGAACCTGACCCTGACGGGGTACAACAGCGAACTCGGTGACCGATCCTTTGAGGAGAAGAAGACTCTGCCGATCAAGGCTGGAGACACCGCAGACTCCGTCGTGCCCAAGGGGTACAAGTACAGCAACATCGCCATGACTCGTGAACTGGCGGAGGAACCGGTCTGGAATGCGCAGACCATTCAGCACCGGGCAGACAAACTGGCGCAGGCGGCTTTGACACTCTGGCCACTCCCGAAATTCACAGATGAGGAGCTGGCCGAGCTCCGCGGCAAGAAGCGCCTCAAGCCCGATATCAAGAGGAAGGCGTGGGACCGCCTGAAAGCCTTACCGGCTCCACTGCTGAACGTGGTGGAAAGCCTGGACGAGCGCCTGATGAAGTTGGACGGCAGTCGCAGGCGGGAAAATAGGGACCATGTCGACTACCAGATGGGCCGACGGTATGTGACGTCCATTGGCACGGACGATCTCAGGATTTACCTGTGGCTACTGTTGGGTGAGGACTTCGAGAACCCAGGGAACGTCTGGACAAAAGGCGAGGATAAGGGTTGGTGGCAGCGCCCGCTGGACAACCTCACCGAGCTGGATGCGGTCTTTCCATTGATTGAAGCTGTGTGGGCGGCCGTCCAAGGGGGGGCCGAGCCGCAACTTGGACAGGACGGCTCGTCCCCTCCGAGTGTGGAGGAGTACGTGGCCCAGCAGCCTCCAGGGGTGCGGGCCATCATCCAGGCGGTCCTTATGGCCTGCCAGGGCTTCCCCACGCAGCGGATGCGGGTGAACCGGGCCGTGAAGTCCTTTAGCTTGGATGCCCAGACCGGCAACAAGTGGAGACCCTATATGGAAGTGAACCCCGTGGAGGATGGTCGTGTGCGGCTGTACCTGTACACCTCCCCTGACGAGGCTGAGGCACTGGGTGTGACGAGTGAGATCACGGCCTCTCAGGGGTTCATCTCCGTGTTCCTGAAGTCGCCGGAAGATGCGCACCGCTTCGAACCACTCATGGAAGCCGCCTACGTGTCCAGGTCCACCAGTGGAGAGATGGTTTCTAGCCCGAACGAGATCAAACAGCTCATTCAGGACCTGCTCGAATTCACCACAGGGCTGGATCAGGACATCACAACCGAAATCCGGGGCCGCAGCGTGCTTCTGACGAGCGGAGGACAGGAACTCGCGAGGCTCCGCAAGAATGAGACGGCTGGCTTCGTATCCATCTCGGCGGAGAACACGGAGCGCCTGTATGTTCGCCGTGCCACGGACCTTCCGGTGGGTCAGGCGCACCTGCAAAAGATCTGGCAGGCCTTCAGCCAGGGACAAGACTGA